In Pollutimonas sp. M17, a single genomic region encodes these proteins:
- a CDS encoding LysR family transcriptional regulator, which translates to MLISLDVLLEERNVTRAAKRLNISQPALSTQLGRLRDIFGDPLLVPSEEGRGMAPTERGLAIQSRLHQALLDLQGAVVSPDDFQPHNTQRDFVVAVNDNVFALVGLSVVQSVLALRAPGIRLSFIAPVEANLTYRMERGEIDLYVGLAQQIPEALKARFLLRDEFRLAQRKAHPRGKSPPNIEEYCDLAHVMVSKEGKFRSSVDESLEAMNRKRRVALTVSGYNQIPLVLDHTDCVATLPSRLLQRYASSLDVLPLPFHLPAFDVAMAWHPRSHGDPGHQWLREHFILAADQASV; encoded by the coding sequence TTGCTTATCTCCCTGGACGTTCTTCTTGAAGAGCGAAATGTCACTCGAGCCGCCAAGCGCCTGAACATTAGCCAGCCCGCCCTATCAACTCAGCTTGGTCGCTTAAGAGATATCTTTGGCGACCCGCTCTTGGTGCCGTCCGAAGAGGGGCGAGGGATGGCACCCACTGAACGCGGCTTGGCAATTCAGTCGCGTCTGCACCAGGCATTGCTGGACCTTCAAGGAGCAGTTGTGTCGCCTGACGATTTCCAGCCGCACAATACCCAGCGCGACTTCGTAGTGGCTGTGAACGACAATGTCTTCGCTTTGGTGGGACTGTCGGTTGTGCAATCCGTTTTGGCACTGCGGGCGCCAGGCATACGCTTGAGCTTCATCGCACCGGTAGAAGCCAACCTTACCTATAGAATGGAACGAGGTGAAATCGATCTGTATGTAGGACTTGCACAACAAATACCCGAAGCCTTAAAGGCCAGATTCTTGTTGAGGGACGAGTTTCGGCTGGCGCAACGCAAGGCCCACCCTCGAGGAAAAAGTCCCCCCAATATCGAGGAGTACTGCGATCTTGCGCATGTGATGGTTTCCAAGGAAGGCAAGTTCAGAAGCAGCGTGGACGAGTCGCTGGAAGCCATGAACCGGAAACGCCGTGTGGCGCTGACTGTCTCTGGCTACAACCAGATACCTCTCGTGCTGGACCATACCGACTGCGTGGCAACGCTACCGAGCAGACTGCTGCAACGCTATGCGTCCAGTCTGGATGTTCTACCGCTACCTTTCCATCTGCCCGCTTTTGACGTGGCGATGGCATGGCACCCCAGGTCGCATGGAGACCCGGGGCATCAATGGCTGCGCGAGCATTTTATTCTTGCGGCTGATCAGGCTTCAGTTTGA
- a CDS encoding MBL fold metallo-hydrolase codes for MRVNSFFIPSVMAVSLLMAGLLPSTVNAAADTQVMPMHAAAQARAQAPGVYRYRVGDIQVTALSDGTVPQDLHTLLTNTSPNEIDGLLRHSFLSNPVEASINAYLIDTGTRLLLVDTGSGSLFGPGNGGKLIGNLKAAGYSPAQIDDVLLTHIHTDHSGGLTSEGQLVFPNATIHAGKPDVDLFLDPANIHGVGGYDKKYFEEAVKTVGPYAKAGKVAPFSGVTQLYPGITAIPTPGHTPGHSFYRIESKGEAIEFIGDIVHVASVQFPKPRITIVYDVSPKEAAAERKKQFAIAASQRELVAGAHLPFPGLGHIRAETGGGFTFVPVDYRDRDGR; via the coding sequence ATGCGAGTTAACAGTTTTTTTATCCCTAGTGTAATGGCGGTCTCGCTATTGATGGCTGGGTTGCTTCCTTCAACGGTCAATGCCGCCGCTGATACTCAGGTGATGCCGATGCACGCCGCCGCACAAGCTCGTGCACAGGCCCCCGGCGTTTACCGTTACCGGGTAGGTGACATTCAAGTGACTGCGCTGTCCGATGGGACGGTACCTCAGGATCTGCATACTTTGCTGACCAATACCTCTCCCAATGAAATAGATGGGTTACTCCGGCATTCGTTTCTGTCCAACCCGGTTGAGGCATCAATCAATGCTTATCTGATCGACACGGGTACACGACTTTTGTTGGTTGATACCGGCTCGGGTTCGCTTTTTGGTCCCGGCAATGGCGGCAAGCTGATTGGTAATTTGAAGGCAGCGGGCTATTCGCCCGCACAAATCGATGATGTCCTGCTCACTCACATCCACACCGACCACAGCGGCGGCCTGACCAGCGAGGGTCAGTTGGTTTTCCCCAATGCAACCATCCATGCGGGCAAGCCCGATGTAGACTTGTTCCTTGACCCGGCAAACATTCATGGGGTTGGCGGCTACGACAAAAAATATTTTGAAGAAGCTGTGAAGACGGTAGGGCCTTATGCCAAAGCGGGCAAGGTCGCGCCCTTCAGTGGTGTTACGCAGTTATACCCCGGCATAACGGCAATCCCTACACCCGGCCATACGCCCGGTCATAGTTTCTATCGGATCGAAAGCAAAGGCGAGGCCATCGAATTCATCGGCGACATCGTTCATGTTGCGTCGGTGCAGTTTCCCAAGCCCAGGATCACTATCGTTTACGATGTGTCGCCCAAGGAGGCTGCAGCGGAACGCAAGAAGCAGTTCGCTATCGCCGCCTCGCAGCGTGAGCTGGTAGCGGGTGCCCACCTACCTTTTCCTGGCCTGGGTCATATCCGGGCGGAAACGGGCGGTGGTTTCACTTTCGTGCCGGTCGATTATCGGGATCGCGACGGGCGTTGA
- a CDS encoding ABC transporter substrate-binding protein, with the protein MKSRLASICAIASLAMMSSYAQAADPIKIGMVTESTGANAEAGVYQNNGAKMAVEEINKAGGVLGRQLELLIEDNGSTNPGSILALSKLTSRGDITALIGTVRSTQVQAMSPTVKKTGLPMMVGGTDVGLTHSGNPWIFRARPNDGYSAKVIASFGVDTLKLKKWAIVHSTDAFGNGGAKALTAALKEHGLEPVTVQGFTSNSQDFTPIVLAIKKSGADVVSTYIANSTDVGIFAKQLRQLGLDIAWVGSPSISTDTAMKLAQNALYGTYSIADYAVGSSPETQAYADRYKAAYNMEPDLYSAWAYDSIQILALAMKNASSTEPEAVQKAIRAIKDYKGVEGTYTYDENGDGLHGYNIVKNEEGNIKFVKHIDFAPGK; encoded by the coding sequence ATGAAATCACGGTTGGCTTCAATCTGCGCAATCGCGTCCCTGGCCATGATGTCATCCTATGCCCAGGCCGCAGACCCAATCAAGATCGGGATGGTGACTGAAAGCACCGGCGCCAATGCCGAGGCAGGCGTCTATCAAAACAACGGCGCCAAGATGGCGGTCGAAGAGATCAACAAGGCAGGCGGAGTGCTGGGGCGTCAGCTTGAACTGCTTATTGAAGACAACGGCAGTACGAATCCCGGTTCGATATTGGCCTTGTCCAAGCTGACCAGCCGCGGCGACATCACGGCCCTGATCGGCACAGTGCGCAGCACCCAGGTGCAGGCGATGTCGCCCACCGTCAAGAAAACAGGCCTTCCCATGATGGTCGGCGGCACCGACGTGGGCCTGACCCACAGCGGCAACCCCTGGATCTTCCGGGCCCGGCCCAACGATGGGTACTCGGCCAAAGTGATCGCATCTTTTGGCGTGGATACCTTGAAGCTGAAAAAGTGGGCCATCGTGCATTCCACGGACGCGTTCGGGAATGGCGGCGCCAAGGCCTTGACGGCCGCGCTCAAAGAGCACGGCCTGGAGCCTGTCACCGTGCAAGGCTTCACCAGCAACTCGCAGGATTTCACCCCTATCGTGCTGGCCATCAAAAAATCCGGGGCGGATGTCGTATCGACCTATATCGCCAACTCCACCGACGTGGGCATCTTCGCCAAGCAACTGCGTCAATTGGGCCTGGACATTGCATGGGTAGGATCACCCTCGATTTCCACCGACACGGCGATGAAGCTGGCACAGAACGCCTTGTACGGCACCTATTCGATTGCCGATTATGCGGTGGGCTCCAGCCCCGAAACACAGGCCTATGCCGATCGCTACAAAGCCGCATATAACATGGAACCCGACCTGTATTCGGCGTGGGCGTACGATTCAATCCAGATTCTGGCCCTGGCCATGAAGAACGCCAGCAGCACCGAGCCGGAGGCTGTACAAAAAGCCATTCGGGCCATCAAGGACTACAAGGGCGTGGAAGGCACCTACACCTATGACGAGAACGGCGACGGACTGCATGGGTATAACATCGTCAAGAATGAAGAGGGGAACATCAAGTTTGTGAAACACATCGACTTTGCGCCGGGGAAATAG
- a CDS encoding 3-hydroxyacyl-CoA dehydrogenase, whose protein sequence is MEKIAIVGAGLIGCAWASVFSRAGHPVVLYDGVASALEAALPAIEANLASQRKAGLISEDTKQIMQRVSVNADLKEALRGASLVQENIREAVDAKQAIFALMDEAAAPDAILASSTSGIPASSYTENLKGRARCLVAHPINPPSLVPLVELVPAPWTDAAVMERARILYEKAGQVPIMVHREIQGFIVNRLQGALLAEAFRLVEDGYVDSADVDKAVKDGLGLRWAFMGPFETIDLNAPGGIRDYCKRYGPLYLDIARQAQPREWSETLLSRLEDERQRELPAAQRPARQQWRDERLTDLIAHKRRTS, encoded by the coding sequence ATGGAAAAGATTGCAATCGTTGGGGCTGGACTTATTGGGTGTGCATGGGCGTCGGTATTTTCACGGGCAGGTCACCCCGTCGTGCTGTACGACGGGGTGGCCTCGGCGCTGGAGGCAGCGCTGCCCGCCATAGAGGCCAACCTGGCATCGCAGCGTAAGGCCGGACTCATCAGCGAAGACACAAAGCAGATCATGCAGCGTGTGAGCGTCAATGCCGACCTGAAAGAGGCATTGCGCGGCGCGTCGCTGGTACAGGAAAACATTCGCGAAGCGGTCGATGCAAAGCAAGCCATCTTTGCCCTGATGGACGAAGCCGCCGCCCCCGATGCGATACTGGCCAGCTCCACCTCCGGCATACCCGCTTCCAGCTATACCGAAAATCTGAAGGGCCGCGCTCGCTGCCTGGTGGCGCACCCAATCAATCCGCCCTCGCTGGTGCCCTTGGTGGAGCTGGTGCCCGCGCCATGGACGGACGCCGCGGTCATGGAGCGCGCCCGAATCCTCTACGAAAAAGCAGGCCAGGTGCCCATCATGGTGCACCGGGAAATCCAGGGCTTTATCGTCAATCGGCTGCAGGGGGCCCTGTTGGCCGAGGCATTCCGTCTGGTGGAAGACGGCTATGTCGACAGTGCCGATGTCGACAAGGCCGTCAAGGATGGCCTGGGGCTGCGCTGGGCATTCATGGGCCCGTTCGAGACCATCGACTTGAATGCGCCAGGCGGGATCCGCGATTATTGCAAGCGCTACGGGCCGCTATATCTGGACATTGCCCGTCAGGCCCAGCCGCGTGAATGGAGCGAAACGCTGCTTTCCAGGCTGGAAGACGAACGACAACGGGAATTGCCGGCCGCGCAACGGCCGGCACGTCAGCAGTGGCGTGACGAGCGATTGACCGACTTGATCGCTCATAAGCGTCGCACCTCATAA
- a CDS encoding ABC transporter ATP-binding protein, whose amino-acid sequence MPLLELKNVHSAYGNVQALKGISLHVEAGEIVTLLGANGAGKSTTLRSISGLTAVNDGDILFEGKSLKRIKAEHIVRQGIAHVPEGRRIFAGLTVKENIMIGTSGRGRLSRRQMEAEVEEMYEIFPDLKRLTGALGWSLSGGQQQMLALARGLMSRPKLLLLDEPSLGLAPIIVQQLFATIRNIRSHGTTVLLVEQNANMALSVADRGYVLATGNLIVEGTPAQLQGNEEVQAAYLGGGK is encoded by the coding sequence ATGCCGCTACTTGAACTTAAAAACGTCCATAGCGCCTACGGCAATGTGCAGGCGCTTAAGGGCATATCCCTTCATGTCGAAGCAGGCGAAATCGTCACCTTGCTGGGCGCCAATGGTGCCGGCAAGAGTACAACCTTGCGCAGCATCTCGGGCCTTACCGCTGTCAACGATGGCGACATCCTGTTCGAAGGAAAGTCGCTCAAGCGTATCAAGGCCGAACACATCGTACGCCAAGGCATTGCGCACGTGCCCGAGGGCAGACGCATCTTCGCGGGCCTGACCGTCAAAGAGAACATCATGATAGGCACCTCCGGCAGGGGCCGCTTGTCCCGACGACAGATGGAGGCGGAGGTCGAGGAGATGTACGAAATTTTCCCCGACCTCAAGCGCCTGACCGGTGCGCTGGGCTGGAGCCTGTCTGGCGGGCAGCAGCAAATGCTGGCTCTTGCCCGTGGACTGATGTCCAGACCGAAGCTGCTCCTTCTGGATGAACCCTCGCTGGGTCTGGCGCCCATCATCGTACAGCAGCTTTTTGCCACCATCCGCAACATACGCAGCCACGGCACGACGGTATTGCTGGTGGAACAGAATGCCAATATGGCGCTATCGGTGGCGGATCGGGGCTATGTGCTGGCGACGGGCAACCTTATCGTGGAAGGCACACCCGCACAACTGCAAGGCAACGAGGAAGTGCAGGCCGCTTATCTGGGGGGCGGCAAGTAA